The Oncorhynchus kisutch isolate 150728-3 linkage group LG14, Okis_V2, whole genome shotgun sequence genomic sequence TCTGCCACAAGAGCTGCTCTGCACTGTCAAAGCTTGTAATTCAGCTAGCTAATGGATTCATCTGGGGAATGTCAGGAAGTCCTGCTGTAGGTGTTTGAAGCAACTATATATTCTTCTTTGTGTTTGAAGTTCTTACACACCAGGCCATTGCATTGTTGGATGTGTTGATGCTCATGTTTTCATGGCTATGTAAATCTGGATGGACGCACCTGCACACCAAGATCAACATGGCATAATAATCGCATCACAAATAGTCACATACAAATTATGGATGCAAATAGTAGTCCTCTTTGACCTATTGTCTAATGATATTTAACCTCCTCAATTTAAAGTAGCAATATGTCATTTTTTCGCCAACCCGGCCAAGTTCATATTGAGATGTGAAATCATTCtacttgaaagcaagtctaagaagctgtagatctgttctatgtgagcTACTTCTATAGTTCCAGTTCTTaagttttgtctttgtctttttactttcagttttgtacaaccgctgaaacaacaatatttttggttatggaaaatatatttcacagtggtacaATCATTCTCTATACTACCTTATtgtgtcacataaactgaaatgagGTGAagtattagaattttagcaaccagtaaATGGCAGAGCGATATCTACATAGTGCAACTTCAAACGCAATAGTACTTTCCCTACAAATATTTGCGGCAGCGTTTCTTTCATTGAATAATTTGACATTTTCATTTTGGTATGGGATCTACCAAAGAAATGTCCTGTCAGACTGTACAAGGCTTTGGCCTTCACCCCATTTGTCTGAATGTTTCTTACATGTTTATATCTCTCTTCTTTTTTCTCAGAATGTTGACCTGGCTCAGGGAGCTCAGTGACTGGGTCTGGCAGGACCGGCTGTGGTTCCCTGCGGGCCTGGGTTGGGCCGACCTCAAGGACCGGGATGGCCTAGTCTTCGCTAAAGGAAGTGATCTCTGGGTCATCTTCCCTATTGCAGTATGCTTCCTGATTATCCGACAGATATTTGAGAGGTCAGTACTCCAGGCCCAAGACGATATGTGCATCCCGAAATGTTGAGGACAAAACCAAtacctccctctcttcacatTGCAGTGGCCTCGCTATGTTTCATTAGCTTGCTGCTGTTGTTTTTTTAACCTGTATTGCTCATTTGCTTGTTCATCTAGCCTTGTTGACTTGTGttcactgcaacaacaacaaccagaccTGATTTACAGTCCCTAACCAcaatttcctctcctcctttgccTCCTCTATGACTATCCAGGACCGTGGCCGTTAAACTCGCCTCTTTACTTAGAGTGAGGGAGAAACCTCGTGTCAGAACTGCTCCCAACACCACACTGGAATTTTATTTCTGCAATGCATCGAAGTTCCCCTCACAGGTAATTGGACAGCATCGCTATAATGCTACATAACGTTGTTTAACGTCAACTCCTTCCCTAATCCTCCATGTAGGAAACTACCATACAATTCCATTGACCAAATCCAAGTGACCACTCAGTTCAGTAGTTCACACAACTCCTAAGTCAAATCCCTGCACAATTGCTACATTAAATCAACCATTATTTAAAATCGCAACACATTTTACAGTAATACAATTAAAGATACATTAGCGCTATATTGCCCTTataacccctgtctctctctgtcagagttcAGTGGAGGAGTTAACTAAGCAGTCAGGTTGCTCGGTGCGGCAGGTCCAGAGGTGGTTCCGGCGGCGGAGGAACCAGGAACGGCCCAGCCAGATCAAGAAGTTCCGGGAAGCCAGGTACCCACAGCAGCCAAGTGGAAACCCACAATACTTTTGTGCTTTTACAATCCGAGATGTAGGCTACACTCATTTCTGTATTGAATATGGTTGAAATAAATTGTCTTAAGCAAAGAAAGTAGAGTACTGCGAACTGAAATGAATAGTAGCAGGGCTGTTAGCAACAGCAGTTAGGAGCAGGTGAACATGGTTGAATGGAACTTGCACCTGCCGACACGTAATTAATGAATGTCAAAACAATCCTTTATTTCCGACGTGGGCATATTTCTACTGTGCAACATGTTAGTGTGCCTTCTGTAAAAGATTATTGTGATCTGCCTGTATTTTCATATTCACCTGCTCAAACTACAACCACCTATAGTTTTACAGGtggctgtagcttatgctttacTTTGTCTTTGAAGGAGCCCTCGTTTGTATTGTgtctcagttgtgtgtgtgtgtgtgtgtatatgtaacaATGTTGTAAGCTGTGTGAAATTGTGTTCTGTTCATATGGGGTTTCTGTGCGTTCTCTTACAGTTGGAGATTTACCTTTTACCTTCTTGCTTTCATTGCTGGCCTGTGTGCCCTAATTGACGTGAGTACCGTGATTTACCGTCGGTATATATTTTCTCTAGCAATGCTTTGCCTCTGTTTTTGTACCTTTTGTTCTGGCGTGTGCCATTTTGTGCTTTGTGTTTTGGTTTGAGACTGAAATCCTCACCTATGTGAATCTCTCCCCAGAAGCCATGGTTCTATGACATGGAGGAGATGTGGAATGGCTTCCCCACGCTGGTATGTACACTGTAAGACTGTCGGTCTCTAAATCGCAGTTGGTTTTAAATGTTTAGTTGGTCTACAAATCTTTACAAAGTCTGTGTCTGACACATTTCGGGACAATCCCAAACATGAAAACATGAAGGTTTCCAGTACATGATTACAGCTTGGCATTTCTAGACACCTTTTTTATAAATGTCACAAATGTTTGCATGCACTActttaagttgctttggatagAAGTATCTGCTaaatagaatatatatatttttttagatcaAATGTTTGTTCTTCCCTCTTACAGCCACTGCTGCCTTCTCAGTACTGGTACTACATGATCGAGCTGGGATTCTACATATCGCTGCTCTTCAGTGTGGCAACGGATGTCAAGCGTAAAGTAAGTGGAGCCAAATTCAGAAACAATGACAATTTTACATGCGTACCATTAGAATGGCAACTGGATAGACCTTATCTTTGTGcggaggccagagagagagataagcgaCAGAGCTAACCACATCTCGGCAGATGTCAGTTTGGGTATCACAACTAAATTATATGACCTTTGGTTCACCACAAAAATGATTGTAGTTTCAGTTGCAAGCAATTTCTCTTCCCTGTTGTGTGCATGTCTCAGgcagggaggggtgtgtgtctaggacagggtttctcaaactctgtgcacatatatttttttttgcccctagcactacacagctgattcaaataatcaactagtCATTAAGCTTTGAATCGTCTATGTAGTGttagatttcccccccccccccccccctatttgggtctcccgaggaccgagttttgagATGCTGGTCTCGGGCATTTGTGGGTTAATGTGTGACCGGCATATTGTGGAAAGGTATCGCAGTGGAGAGTGATTGACCATGTTCTCCAGCTGTATTTATTTTCCAGCTGGTGAGCCCAAATGGAAAGTGGCAACTCTTCAAACAGTCAGCAGACAAGACTAAAATCCAGTCCTGTTTGTCGGTTGATTTGACAGACACAAGGAATGAATAGGGCTGATCCAAAAACAATGCTTTTAGAGACTTGGTTGGCAGAACATTTGTGTCGTTACGTTAGCTATAATTGCTGTGGAACTCCAAATTGGACTTGTTAGTTTTCGTGCCCGCCTCAAGCTTATGGCTAGGGTGACGCTTTAGTTCAGTTGTAAGTAGGAAAAGTACACATGGATACATGCACGCATTAGCTATGTTTCCAGTAAGTTGTCcagggattttttgttgttgtcgacATTTGAAAAGGTTTCATAGAAAATACATTCTACAATTGCCTGCTACGGTGCGTTTCCATTGAACCGTCTCTTGTGTCAATAAAAACAGCTGGATGTCATGTCACAGCCCCACCAACAAAAAAAATGGTTGAATTAAAAACTAAGTGGTTTAAGAGTTTCCATGATCAATTTAGGCAAATTGCACTTTAATAAATTGGCGACAGTCTGTATGCCCTTCCCCCAACTGTTTAATGTCTCAGGTAGCCCGCAAAAGCCAGCATTGTTAGAATGCAATTTGCCATATTCAAATAATTATCATGTGCCAACATACCAACAACCAATGCCATGGTGAAACTTGCACTCCTTTttagatctgaaataattggCTGGTGGAACTTGCTTCCAGCCAACTAGAAAAGCAAGGTGAAGCGATACAGGCATTCTTGAAAGTCAAAGACAATCCTTGTCCTGACTTGAGTTTTGTAGTttgaatttttgttgttgttgacaacaGTAGGCATTTAGAATTAAATGTGGAGTGGAGCTTTATAGATGTCACTTGTAGGCCTACCTTAAGGTATTTGGCAATCCTCATTTATTTGAAAAACACAGTTTCCATCATTTGTCACAAAGAAAGTTAGACCAAACGGTAATCCACCCGTTGAACAGTAACATTTTGTCGATCTTTAGAACATTTCTCCTATAGATGGCGTTTCCATTATACATGTCGCAATGTTTTTTTGCTGTTGTTTTTTTTTGCGACAGTTTTTATAgaataaacctgggtcaatgaACCTGACACCTGTCACTCATTTGTGAGTACTGGATGAATCGGTATGCACGCACTCTTACGCCGTCATTAATCAATAAGTGGTGAAACCAGGCGTCTGTAACAGTAGCTTAGAGGTGTCCCTACAGACATTTGAAGCTATGAACGTTTTGCTGATATTCAGCGGTGTTAAAGCTCTAATTTAAAACAACTCTCGTTCAGAACAACGCATCCAAAATAAACTTGATAATCAGAGATGCGAGTGAGGAATGTCATGTCCCTGATGCCATATCCATCAGAACTAGAACACATTTCAGCAAGATTTTAAAGTGAACAACTACCCCCCCCTCCTGTTATTGACTGACTCAAGCTGATGTTCAGTGCACAAAGTAAACACAACATTTGCGTAACTGACAaactccccctttctctcttccaGGATTTTAAGGAGCAGATTGTTCACCATGTGGCCACTATTCTGCTGATCAGTTTTTCTTGGTTGGTCAACTACATCCGTGCCGGGACTTTGATCATGCTGGTGCACGATGCCTCAGACTACCTACTGGAggtacagccccccccccccatacccaATCTTATTACTCCTACAATACAATGTCACCATTACAAACCTAAAGAAACGATATCCATTCCATAATAAGTATAGAGGAATGTTATTACTATATGGACAGTCAAGGCCATTACAATTGTATTATAGTCATAAATGGTGCTCACATAATGTCTACTCTCACAGAACTGGTCATAGTGTTGAGCCTGCCATCCAGAGGAGAATATAGGAAGCGGCAACTGAATACTtaactcaccccccccccctccctttctgcTGTTCATTTTAGTCAGCAAAGATGTTCAACTAtgcagaatggagaaagacctgCAACTACATCTTCATTCTGTTTGCAGCTGTGTTCATCCTTACCCGCCTCGTCATACTCCCTTTCTGGTAAGATGCTCAGATCTTGGATGACACTTCTCTGTATCCTAGGGGAGGGTTTCCCGGACATGCATTATGCCTAAACCTGGATTAAAAAGCATTTTCAACTGAGCTTTTCCGTTGCGCTTGCTTTGTAGTCCAGCAGTAGGCTGAATATGTGTCTGGGGAAACTGCCTCCGTATGTCTAAAGCACCCATAACTTTAGTGTAAAGTATTATTTTCTGGCATTTTTTTTCAATTATCAATTGTACAGGATGCAATGCATTCTAGTGATTTACTTAAGTCTTTGCCAAAATGCTTTTGACTTGCTCATGCAGATCTCTATTGACTGGATCTGTCTTTCTTAACCCCAGGATCCTACATACTACGTGGGTGTACCCATTGACCATCTATCCCCCTTTCTTTGGATTCTACTTTTTCAACGGGCTGTTGTTAGTGCTGCAGTGTCTGCACATCTTCTGGGCTGTCCTCATCCTGCGCATGGCCATCAAGTTTCTGCCTGGAAACGTACGTATTCACAAGCctaaacactcactaaaccctaaacctcaactaaatcttgtaataaatcatgtggaaattgagcaagttgagatgactaaactgcttggagtaaccctggattgtaaaactgtcatggtcaaaacatattgatgcagtagtagctaagatggggagaagtcgtctgtctataataaagcgatgctctgcagccttaacaacactatcaactagggcctgtaggacctgccttgttttgTTACACCTtgactgttcagtcatgtggacAGGTGCCACagaaaaggacttaggaaaattgcaattgccTCAGAACAgcgcagcacggctggcccttggatgtacacagagagctaatattaataatatgcatgtcaatctctcctggctcaaagtggatggattgacttcatcactacttgtatttatgagaggtattgacatgttgaatgcactgagctgtctgtctaaattactggcacacagctcggacacccatgcataccccacaagacatgccacgaggtctcttcacagtccccaggtcctatgggaggcacacagtactacatagagccatgactacatggaactctattccaatTCAAGTAACTGAGGCAAGCAGTAAAATAAgatttaaaaaacaccttatggaacagcggggactgtgaagcaacacaaacattggcatacacacacacgataacatacacactatacatacacatggatttagtactgttgATATATGGTAGTGGTGGATTAgggccctgagggcacacagtgtgttgtgaaatctgtgaatgtattgtaatgtttttaaaatggtataaactgccttaattttgctggaccccaggaagagtagctgctggatccataataaatacaaatagggCGGTTTCCTGGACACGGATTGAGCCTAGTCCAGAGCCCTATACTACGTACGTGGTTTGAGGAGTTAGCttggtaactttggtaaattctGAGTTTGACTCGGGATAACTGGTACCAGATACATTTCTATGGAAACAAATCCTTCAGAACGAACCTACTCCCGGGCAGGCTAACTCTCAGAAAGATTGCGTCATCATCTCCTATATTTGAGGACGActgatttaaatattttattagtcaatgtttttttttttttttttgttaaaatACCTGTCACATTACACATTTAGGAATGACAGAGTCCATTTGAAACTTCAAGCACAGTTAAACTTGTGTAAGACTTAGTCGCAGCTTTTTGTAGCTTTTTGggtgacccgaccaaattcacataatgtgtaatgtgtgttatagatctgccattctcattgaaagcaagtctaagaagcggtagatctgttctatgtttgCTATTTCGGTGCTTAATTTTTACTAGCAGGCATGTCGCACGTGTCTAGTCGAAGACAAAACTCTTCATTGAGAGAATGCTGACACATCGATCCATTGGCGAGTCAGTGCAACACTTTCCTTTGTGCTGAAATGAAATGTAtcttgcaaattcagcaggctatCTGGTGTGAAATAGGCTTGTTGAAGGGCCGTCTTTATTTTACTAATCGTTAATGGCGTCTttggtgtgcttatcaatgcacGAGCACCTACCTTTTTGTTCCACTCCTATCCAGAGCCGCCTGAAAACGTGGCATTTGCCACGGAACATGATTTCGTTTCAAATATCAATGcaaagtgtttttgttttttttgtcaacTCGTGCACAATTTCTCTGTTCTTCACATCGGAGTGCTGCTGCAGGCTCTTTGCgtgttttgaccaatcagattaaCGGAAATCGCAAGTTGCACGGCCCAGGCACAATGCTCAAGGCATTGTACACTTcggtatttatttagcaagcGTGATAACGCATCACTCCCAACAAACACAAGCAACAACTCTTACGTAAATGTCTTGCGAGTGTCTCTAAAGTGTGACCAAAATTTTGCTGTGCGACCACAAGTTTTATTTTAGGACCACTGTGCGACGAGGAAAAACATCTCCCAGATAATAATTATTGTGATAAGGCTTCGCTTAGTACTGTTGTTTCTGAGTGCCCTAGAGAAACAAGAGTATAAAGATTCAATTGTCATGGCTGCACCATTACTACAGCAAAAACGGATTGTTTCTAGCCCAGCTAGGTCAAAATATCTGACCCATAGGGCAGTAACTCGGGTCACTATCAGAGGCCTCATGATGGCGTGTCCTTTTCATAAGAGTCAAGGGAGACTGGCGACAGAGGAGGTGTAACAAGGGTACTTTGTCGCATTACACTTTTATTCTGAGATCTTGCCTGACAAGTTGTGAAAATAGCAAGTGAACAGTGAATGGAATGATTTTTCTAGGTAGTTAAACCATTGCAATCACATTGCTGGACATGATACCCACCTTTGCGCCTTTCTGGTAGGTCCTGGCATCCGTTCATGACCAGGGGATCAGTCTAGCACCCAACTGCACTTTATCTAACAGAAAATCAGGGTCAATGATTTGTCATCATCCCTCAACTATAAACACAGCTTGAGAAATAACGTAATCTTGTTTGGAAAATTCAGGCCGGTGACGCTGACGATGCAACCAACTGTGACATGTTTTGCGATGGTCCTGGGTTGGTTTGTTGCTGATAGTTAGTACACTGTTGTAGTCAGACATGTTAGCTAGTTACATCATAGTTGCATCCAATATTTATTTATGCCCTAGACATGGGTTGCAACTCACCTCGGAGGCTAATGTGAATGTTTTGTCTAAATTACACATTTTATAGTGGCATGGAAATATGATGACCTTGCTAAAGTATgcaaataattagtaggaaacATTATGTCAACAATTTTACTTTAGCGATGCCATTACTGttactagctaatgttagcgaaAGActtactgcatctaaagtcaaccTGGCAAAATCATGACAAGGTTTTTCTACTCATTATTTGCCACCTTTTTAAATGTTATCGTGTTTCCAAGCCAAATCCAAGTTGTATTGAGGTAGGCTAGCTTGCTAACTAGttggtagttagctagctaaagtcaGCTATGCTAGCGATCGAGATAATGATTATAAAAAATATGCATAACCAGCAGTCTATGGTCTAGCTATTGGTATACTCCCCACCATTGGGGACCAACAAACTCTAACCATGTAATGTAATCCAAACCCAACCTTAATTTACTCGTTGTGACGCACTGAGGTTCCAAACTCTGTTTTGGACAAGACTTTATggccaaaattatcctatttacactttgtagtaaaTTTTGACACcagattaaatgtttgactcataTCGAAGCCATAGGCCGTTTTCAAAGGGATTCGTTGTTTTTTAGGGGCAGtcgctctttaaaaaaaaaaacattttctggtGCTCCCAACTTTTTAATGTTGGGAGAACCAGTGTTACCAATGAAAATGTTTAATTTAGAGCCCTGGTAGCAGTATACACCTAAACATCAGCAACCTGGCATGCTGTATTGCATGGAAACACCAATAAGATTATTctgtctgatcaactgtaggctactaacaaCAGCATCTGCATAGTCTAGCCTACTATGCGCCCTGTCCCTCTGGGCAGGTTAAACAAAGCATTAACGTTGTGTATTTATAGGCCATTTGTTTGTGTGAATGGGATGAAATTTGGTTTATATATTTATATCTGCTACCTACACTTTTTAAATACAAAATGATTAACTTGAATTAATCAATAAACACTAGATGACAGACTGAGTATATTTTTTAATTAGGACTAGACTATGCacataaagcaagctcagccctgCAAGTTTTTTACATTTTCCAATTATGTTGCATTCTCTGTCTGTGTATAGGACCCCCTCCCTAATCCTTCTTTAAAATTACAGTATAATTCATGTGGAATAAGCACACGGTTGTGTATTTATTTGGGATCCCCAGGGCAGCagtttactcttcctggggtccaaacacattaagacacTTATATCACACATAAAACAGTACATCCTATAACGTTTATTAcaacactacatatctacaatgtATAATACCGCCATGCAACGATATTAcaatgtgtctgtacctgtgtctcTCTTCATAGTCCCCGCTGTTCCAATAtgtatttttatgttttttaaatctgattctactgcttacatcagttacctgatgtggaatagaattccatgtagtactgtgcacatcctatagtctgttctggaacTGGGggttgtgaagagacctctggtggcatgtctcgtggggtatgcatggggtgtccgagctgtgtgctagtagtttaaacaaacagctcggtacattcagcttgtcaacacctcttacaaaaacaagtcaATGAAGAAGTCattttgagccatgagagattgacatgcatattattgtttGCTCTTTGTGTAC encodes the following:
- the cers2a gene encoding ceramide synthase 2a yields the protein MLTWLRELSDWVWQDRLWFPAGLGWADLKDRDGLVFAKGSDLWVIFPIAVCFLIIRQIFERTVAVKLASLLRVREKPRVRTAPNTTLEFYFCNASKFPSQSSVEELTKQSGCSVRQVQRWFRRRRNQERPSQIKKFREASWRFTFYLLAFIAGLCALIDKPWFYDMEEMWNGFPTLPLLPSQYWYYMIELGFYISLLFSVATDVKRKDFKEQIVHHVATILLISFSWLVNYIRAGTLIMLVHDASDYLLESAKMFNYAEWRKTCNYIFILFAAVFILTRLVILPFWILHTTWVYPLTIYPPFFGFYFFNGLLLVLQCLHIFWAVLILRMAIKFLPGNDIVEDERSDREETDSDEEEEDHEKTKNGFVQNGNGHTVLNNNHHHSKTD